One genomic window of Aptenodytes patagonicus chromosome 3, bAptPat1.pri.cur, whole genome shotgun sequence includes the following:
- the CHRM3 gene encoding muscarinic acetylcholine receptor M3 — MLTHYQFCFQKRSSQNYTVPDPTSRFDVPHWTILCQRATMIMQNNSSASPLFSNVSSFWKRDSHGPGLLDEAASLIGSYDFPQTTESFPFSTVESANMSLNATSKDPLGGHTVWQVVLIAFLTGILALVTIIGNILVIVAFKVNKQLKTVNNYFLLSLACADLIIGVISMNLYTTYIIMNHWALGNLACDLWLSIDYVASNASVMNLLVISFDRYFSITRPLTYRAKRTTKRAGVMIGLAWIISFVLWAPAILFWQYFVGERTVPPDECFIQFLSEPVITFGTAIAAFYLPVTIMSILYWRIYKETEKRTKELAGLQASGSEAEAARFVHQTGSSRSCSSYELQRQSMKRSTRRKYRRCHFWLTMKSWEPNADQGDQEHSSSDSWNNNDAAASLENSASSDEEDIAAETRAIYSIVLKLPGHSAILNSTKLPSSEDLHESGDELQKSDTESKEKKPKKLHPPKSVQDGGNFQKSFSKLPIQPGSAETTTASDGISSVTKTSAALPLSFKEATLAKKFALKTRSQITKRKRMSLIKEKKAAQTLSAILFAFIITWTPYNIMVLVNTFCSCIPKTFWNLGYWLCYINSTVNPVCYALCNKTFRNTFKMLLLCQCDKRKRRKQQYQQRQSVIFHKRIPREAS, encoded by the coding sequence acTATGTCAGAGAGCCACAATGATCATGCAAAATAACAGTTCAGCCTCGCCCCTGTTTTCAAATGTGAGCTCCTTCTGGAAGAGAGATTCACATGGACCGGGACTCCTCGATGAAGCAGCGTCGCTCATTGGCAGCTATGATTTCCCTCAGACTACAGAGAGTTTTCCCTTCTCCACTGTGGAGTCAGCAAacatgtccctaaatgccacaAGCAAAGACCCTCTGGGTGGACACACTGTCTGGCAAGTAGTTTTGATTGCTTTCCTCACTGGGATCCTTGCACTGGTGACCATCATAGGAAACATCCTAGTGATTGTTGCATTTAAGGTTAACAAACAACTGAAAACGGTCAACAACTACTTCTTGTTGAGTCTTGCTTGTGCAGATTTGATCATCGGTGTTATTTCCATGAATCTCTACACCACATACATCATCATGAACCACTGGGCTTTGGGAAACTTGGCCTGTGATCTTTGGCTCTCCATTGACTATGTTGCCAGTAATGCCTCTGTCATGAATCTCCTTGTCATAAGTTTTGACAGGTATTTTTCCATTACGAGGCCACTTACGTACAGAGCCAAACGAACAACCAAAAGGGCTGGGGTGATGATTGGTTTAGCATGGATCATCTCTTTTGTTCTTTGGGCCCCTGCCATCTTGTTCTGGCAGTATTTTGTTGGGGAGAGGACTGTACCTCCTGATGAATGTTTCATCCAGTTTCTAAGTGAACCTGTCATCACTTTTGGCACTGCCATAGCTGCCTTTTACTTGCCAGTCACCATTATGAGTATTTTGTATTGGAGGATCTACAAGGAGACCGAGAAACGCACCAAAGAGTTAGCAGGCCTACAGGCTTCGGGCAGTGAAGCAGAGGCAGCACGCTTCGTACACCAGACAGGCAGCTCCCGGAGCTGCAGCAGCTACGAGCTGCAACGGCAGAGCATGAAACGCTCCACCCGAAGGAAATACAGACGCTGCCACTTCTGGCTCACAATGAAGAGCTGGGAACCCAATGCAGACCAGGGGGACCAAGAGCACAGCAGCAGCGACAGCTGGAACAACAACGACGCTGCTGCCTCCCTTGAAAATTCAGCCTCCTCTGATGAAGAAGACATCGCTGCAGAGACCAGAGCCATCTATTCAATCGTGCTGAAGCTTCCTGGTCACAGCGCCATCCTCAATTCCACGAAACTACCCTCCTCAGAAGATTTGCATGAGTCAGGGGATGAACTGCAGAAATCCGACACAGAATCGAAGGAAAAGAAACCTAAAAAATTGCACCCTCCCAAAAGCGTTCAGGATGGTGGAAATTTCCAAAAGAGCTTTTCTAAGCTGCCAATTCAGCCAGGGTCAGCAGAGACAACCACAGCTTCTGATGGCATCTCGTCAGTGACCAAGACAtctgcagccctgcccttgtcCTTCAAGGAAGCAACCCTGGCAAAAAAGTTTGCCTTGAAGACCAGAAGTCAGATCACAAAGCGAAAACGAATGTCActtatcaaagaaaagaaagcggCACAGACACTCAGTGCCATTTTGTTTGCCTTCATCATTACCTGGACCCCATATAACATCATGGTTCTGGTGAACACCTTTTGCAGCTGTATCCCCAAAACTTTCTGGAACCTGGGGTACTGGCTTTGCTACATCAATAGCACAGTGAACCCTGTGTGCTATGCACTGTGTaacaaaacattcagaaacaCTTTCAAGATGCTACTGCTGTGCCAGTGTGACAAACGAAAACGACGCAAACAGCAGTATCAGCAAAGGCAGTCCGTCATTTTTCATAAGCGGATCCCTAGGGAGGCTTCATAG